A single window of Marinobacter sp. LA51 DNA harbors:
- the ettA gene encoding energy-dependent translational throttle protein EttA: MAQYVYSMNRVGKVVPPKREILKDISLSFFPGAKIGVLGLNGAGKSTLLRIMAGVDQDYIGEARPQPGIQVGYLPQEPELDDEKTVKEIVDESVSGVHDALAELDKVYTAYAEPDADFDALAKKQGELEAYIQATDGHDIERKMEVAADALRLPAWDQKVKLLSGGERRRVALCRLLLSGPDMLLLDEPTNHLDAESVAWLERFLHDYEGTVVAITHDRYFLDNVAGWILELDRGQGIPFEGNYSQWLENKEKRLEMESKQEASHQKAVKQELEWVRSNAKGRQSKSKARLARFEEMSSQEFQKRNETNELYIPPGPRLGNKVIEVDGISKSFDDRLLYEDVSFSVPPGAIVGIIGGNGAGKSTLFKMIGGYDKPDAGDIVVGETVELAYVDQMRDLDGSKTVWEELSDGNDIIKVGNYETPSRAYVGRFNFKGSDQQKRVADLSGGERNRLHLAKLLKQGGNVLMLDEPTNDLDVETLRALEEALLNFPGAALVISHDRWFLDRVATHILAFEDDGEVVYFEGNFSEYDEDHKKRKGDSAMVPQRMKYKKLA, from the coding sequence ATGGCCCAATACGTATACTCAATGAACCGCGTGGGCAAAGTGGTCCCGCCCAAGCGTGAAATCCTCAAAGACATTTCCCTGAGCTTCTTCCCTGGCGCCAAAATCGGCGTGCTCGGTTTGAACGGCGCCGGTAAGTCCACCTTGCTGCGGATTATGGCGGGCGTAGACCAGGATTACATCGGCGAAGCCCGACCACAGCCTGGCATCCAGGTTGGTTACCTGCCCCAGGAACCTGAGCTGGATGATGAGAAAACCGTCAAGGAAATCGTCGACGAATCGGTTTCCGGGGTGCACGACGCCCTGGCCGAACTCGATAAGGTTTACACCGCCTACGCCGAACCGGATGCCGATTTCGATGCCCTGGCCAAGAAGCAGGGTGAGCTGGAAGCCTACATCCAGGCCACCGACGGCCACGACATCGAGCGCAAGATGGAAGTGGCAGCTGACGCCCTGCGCCTGCCGGCCTGGGATCAGAAGGTTAAGCTGCTCTCTGGCGGTGAGCGCCGCCGCGTCGCACTTTGCCGCTTGCTGCTGTCCGGCCCGGACATGCTGCTGCTGGACGAGCCCACCAACCACCTGGACGCCGAGTCGGTAGCCTGGCTTGAACGCTTCCTACACGACTACGAAGGCACCGTGGTTGCCATTACCCACGACCGTTACTTCCTGGACAACGTTGCTGGCTGGATCCTGGAACTGGACCGTGGTCAGGGCATTCCGTTCGAAGGCAACTACAGTCAGTGGCTGGAGAACAAGGAAAAGCGCCTGGAGATGGAATCCAAGCAGGAAGCTTCGCACCAGAAAGCGGTCAAGCAGGAACTGGAATGGGTTCGCAGCAATGCCAAGGGCCGCCAGTCCAAGAGCAAGGCCCGTCTGGCCCGCTTTGAGGAGATGAGCTCCCAGGAATTCCAGAAGCGCAACGAAACCAACGAGCTTTACATCCCGCCCGGACCACGCCTGGGCAACAAGGTGATCGAAGTAGACGGCATCAGCAAGTCCTTCGATGATCGCCTGCTTTACGAAGATGTGTCCTTCAGCGTGCCGCCGGGCGCCATTGTTGGCATCATCGGTGGTAACGGTGCCGGTAAATCCACCCTGTTCAAGATGATCGGCGGCTACGACAAGCCCGATGCCGGTGACATCGTGGTGGGCGAAACCGTGGAACTGGCTTACGTCGACCAGATGCGAGACCTGGACGGCAGCAAGACCGTGTGGGAAGAGCTCTCCGATGGTAACGACATCATCAAGGTGGGCAACTACGAAACACCGTCCCGCGCTTACGTTGGCCGCTTCAACTTCAAGGGCAGCGACCAGCAGAAGCGCGTTGCCGATTTGTCCGGCGGTGAGCGTAACCGACTGCACCTGGCCAAGCTGCTGAAACAGGGTGGCAACGTTCTGATGCTGGACGAACCGACCAACGATCTGGACGTGGAAACCCTGCGTGCGCTGGAAGAGGCGCTGCTGAACTTCCCGGGCGCGGCACTGGTGATCTCGCACGACCGCTGGTTCCTTGACCGCGTAGCGACGCACATCCTGGCCTTCGAGGACGATGGCGAGGTGGTGTACTTCGAGGGTAACTTCAGCGAGTACGATGAGGACCACAAGAAGCGCAAGGGCGACTCAGCCATGGTGCCCCAGCGTATGAAATACAAGAAGCTGGCCTGA
- the ribD gene encoding bifunctional diaminohydroxyphosphoribosylaminopyrimidine deaminase/5-amino-6-(5-phosphoribosylamino)uracil reductase RibD has translation MIDVRDRTMMARAVQLAWRGRYSTHPNPRVGCVIARGDEILGEGWHERAGEAHAEIRALSQAGPSARGATAYVTLEPCSHFGRTPPCARALIDAGVAHVVAATKDPNPSVSGRGLELLREAGIQVTEGVLAEEAARLNPGFMKRMNTGRPWVRLKMAASLDGRTAMASGESQWITGAEARQDVQRLRAMSDAIVTGVGTVLADDPSLTVRREELGDIGDATEPSRQPLRVIADRDARTPASATILKGGNVQVFCASSTLATAPAQDLAALGISINGVAWKDNGIDVAELLDSLGELGINELLVEAGPTLAGTFISEGLVDELWLYQAPVFLGSTGRPTAHLPLESMADKVQWKVLDRRQVGEDQRLILARQ, from the coding sequence ATGATCGACGTCCGTGACCGGACCATGATGGCGCGGGCGGTTCAGCTTGCCTGGCGCGGCCGCTATTCAACGCACCCAAACCCGCGGGTGGGCTGTGTCATTGCCCGGGGCGATGAAATTCTGGGTGAAGGCTGGCACGAACGCGCCGGTGAGGCCCATGCCGAGATTCGGGCGCTGAGTCAGGCTGGTCCGTCTGCCCGCGGGGCGACGGCCTATGTCACGCTTGAGCCGTGCAGTCACTTCGGCCGGACACCTCCGTGTGCTCGGGCCCTGATTGATGCCGGTGTGGCGCACGTGGTTGCGGCTACCAAAGATCCCAATCCGTCGGTATCCGGGCGCGGCCTGGAACTGCTGCGCGAGGCGGGTATTCAGGTCACTGAAGGTGTGCTGGCGGAAGAGGCGGCACGCCTGAATCCGGGCTTCATGAAGCGCATGAACACCGGCCGCCCCTGGGTGCGCTTGAAGATGGCGGCCAGCCTGGATGGTCGAACCGCGATGGCATCGGGTGAGAGTCAATGGATTACCGGCGCCGAGGCGCGCCAGGATGTCCAGCGTCTGCGCGCTATGAGTGACGCCATCGTTACCGGTGTCGGCACGGTGCTGGCAGACGATCCATCGCTCACCGTCCGCCGGGAAGAGTTGGGAGATATTGGCGATGCTACCGAGCCATCCCGGCAGCCGCTGCGCGTTATTGCGGATCGGGACGCCCGTACCCCGGCCTCGGCAACCATCCTGAAGGGCGGCAACGTGCAGGTGTTCTGTGCTTCGTCGACCCTGGCGACCGCGCCGGCGCAGGATTTGGCGGCCCTTGGGATAAGCATCAACGGGGTTGCCTGGAAAGATAACGGCATCGACGTGGCGGAGTTGCTGGATTCCCTGGGTGAGCTGGGCATCAACGAACTGCTGGTGGAAGCCGGGCCAACACTCGCGGGCACCTTCATCAGCGAAGGCCTGGTCGACGAACTCTGGCTCTACCAGGCGCCGGTGTTTCTGGGTAGCACCGGGCGCCCGACTGCGCACCTGCCACTGGAGTCCATGGCAGACAAAGTGCAGTGGAAAGTGCTTGATCGACGTCAGGTGGGTGAGGATCAGCGACTGATCCTGGCGCGCCAGTAA
- the radA gene encoding DNA repair protein RadA, whose product MAKTKTAYVCTECGSDYSKWQGQCTACQAWNTVSEVRGVSANNSGARGARFDGFAGSLSEIRSLDDVSLAEQPRISTGMQEFDRVLGGGLVEGSAVLMGGHPGAGKSTLLLQAVCHLAASVSALYVTGEESLQQVAMRAKRLGLPTKDLKMLSETSVERLMQVAESEKPRILVVDSIQVMHMADIESAPGSVSQVRESAAYLTRFAKQTGTILFLVGHVTKDGSLAGPKVLEHMIDCSILLEGSSDSRYRTLRGIKNRFGAVNELGVFAMLEQGLKEVKNPSAIFLNRGEEAAPGSVVMVVWEGTRPMLVEIQALVDMAQGGYPRRVAVGLDQNRLAMLLAVLHRHGGMHVSDQDVFVNVVGGVKVAETSADLALLAAIVSSFRDRALPQDLVIFGEVGLSGEIRPVPSGQERIYEAAKHGFTRALVPKANAPRKDIEGMKVIPVTKLSDALSALEEL is encoded by the coding sequence ATGGCAAAGACGAAGACCGCCTATGTCTGCACCGAGTGCGGTTCAGACTATTCCAAATGGCAGGGCCAGTGCACGGCCTGCCAGGCCTGGAACACCGTTAGCGAGGTTCGCGGCGTTAGCGCCAATAATAGCGGCGCGCGCGGCGCCCGCTTCGACGGGTTCGCCGGCAGCCTGTCGGAGATCCGGAGCCTGGACGACGTTAGCCTGGCCGAACAACCCCGAATCAGCACCGGCATGCAGGAGTTCGACCGAGTGCTCGGCGGCGGGCTGGTTGAGGGCTCGGCGGTACTGATGGGCGGCCACCCTGGCGCCGGTAAAAGTACCCTGCTGCTGCAGGCGGTCTGCCATCTCGCGGCCAGCGTTTCAGCGCTGTATGTGACCGGTGAGGAATCCCTGCAACAGGTTGCCATGCGCGCCAAACGCCTGGGACTGCCCACCAAAGACCTGAAGATGCTCTCTGAGACGAGCGTTGAGCGGCTCATGCAGGTCGCCGAATCCGAGAAACCCCGAATTCTGGTGGTCGATAGTATTCAGGTTATGCACATGGCGGATATCGAGTCCGCGCCGGGCTCGGTATCTCAGGTTCGGGAAAGTGCGGCCTACCTGACCCGGTTCGCCAAGCAAACCGGCACCATCCTGTTTCTGGTTGGCCACGTGACCAAGGACGGCAGCCTCGCTGGGCCAAAAGTCCTTGAGCACATGATCGACTGCTCGATCCTGCTGGAAGGCTCCAGCGACAGCCGTTATCGCACCCTGCGCGGCATCAAGAACCGTTTTGGTGCGGTTAATGAGCTGGGCGTCTTCGCGATGCTGGAGCAGGGCCTCAAGGAAGTGAAGAATCCCAGTGCCATTTTCCTGAACCGAGGTGAGGAAGCAGCGCCCGGGAGTGTGGTGATGGTGGTCTGGGAAGGCACTCGCCCGATGCTGGTGGAAATCCAGGCTCTGGTCGATATGGCTCAGGGCGGCTACCCGCGTCGGGTCGCGGTCGGCCTGGACCAGAATCGCCTGGCGATGCTCCTGGCGGTTCTACATCGCCACGGTGGCATGCATGTGTCGGATCAGGATGTCTTCGTGAATGTGGTTGGCGGCGTGAAGGTGGCCGAAACCAGTGCTGATTTGGCGCTGTTGGCAGCCATCGTATCCTCTTTCCGGGATCGCGCCTTGCCCCAGGATCTGGTGATCTTCGGGGAGGTAGGACTTTCTGGTGAAATTCGGCCAGTGCCCAGCGGCCAGGAGCGGATTTACGAAGCGGCCAAGCACGGCTTTACGCGGGCATTGGTGCCGAAGGCCAATGCACCTCGCAAGGACATTGAAGGCATGAAGGTTATTCCGGTTACCAAGCTTAGTGATGCTTTGTCTGCCCTGGAAGAACTCTAG
- a CDS encoding PilZ domain-containing protein — translation MAIQEPEKRRFHRIEFDAPCELHCLDSVWPTEVLDICLKGVLVKRPEGWDVPLRQPCEVTIHLNDHEAAIVMAVELRHVEAHRLGFKCQYIDLDSAAHLKRLVELNLGDQALLEREFAHLID, via the coding sequence TTGGCCATCCAAGAACCTGAAAAACGTCGATTTCACCGCATTGAGTTCGATGCTCCGTGCGAGCTGCATTGTCTTGATAGCGTCTGGCCGACTGAAGTTTTGGATATTTGCCTGAAAGGCGTTCTGGTCAAGCGGCCGGAAGGGTGGGATGTGCCATTAAGGCAGCCGTGTGAGGTGACCATTCACCTGAACGATCATGAGGCGGCCATCGTGATGGCGGTGGAATTGCGGCACGTTGAAGCTCACCGGCTCGGATTCAAATGCCAGTACATTGATTTAGATAGCGCCGCCCACCTCAAGCGTCTTGTTGAGCTAAATTTAGGTGATCAGGCGTTGCTTGAGCGAGAGTTCGCCCATTTAATTGATTAA
- a CDS encoding phosphatidylglycerophosphatase A family protein, which produces MSQDDFPEPDLPQALLPPGFLKNPVHLLAFGFGSGAAARAPGTWGSLAAIPLWYTFAWLPGPVYWGIVLVAFLVGIWLCGQTARDLKVHDHGGIVWDEFVGMWIALGLFPEQIVGVLLAFTLFRLFDVLKPWPINWLDDRLPGGLGIMVDDVVAGLMAMLSMLAIDRWLLPVIV; this is translated from the coding sequence ATGAGTCAGGACGATTTTCCCGAACCGGATTTGCCGCAGGCGTTGTTGCCGCCGGGCTTTTTGAAAAATCCGGTACACCTCCTGGCGTTTGGTTTTGGCAGCGGGGCGGCGGCAAGGGCGCCGGGAACCTGGGGCAGTCTGGCCGCCATCCCTTTGTGGTACACCTTCGCATGGCTGCCAGGGCCGGTTTACTGGGGCATTGTCCTGGTGGCCTTTCTGGTGGGTATCTGGCTGTGTGGCCAAACCGCGCGGGATCTGAAAGTTCATGATCACGGTGGCATTGTCTGGGACGAGTTCGTCGGTATGTGGATTGCCCTGGGCCTGTTTCCGGAGCAGATAGTCGGGGTCTTGCTGGCATTTACCCTGTTCCGGCTGTTTGATGTCCTGAAGCCATGGCCGATTAACTGGCTGGATGATCGTCTGCCCGGAGGGCTGGGAATCATGGTGGATGACGTGGTGGCAGGGTTGATGGCGATGCTGTCCATGCTCGCCATTGATCGTTGGTTGTTGCCGGTCATTGTCTGA
- the ribBA gene encoding bifunctional 3,4-dihydroxy-2-butanone-4-phosphate synthase/GTP cyclohydrolase II: MALNSIEEIIEDIRQGKMVILMDDEDRENEGDLVMAAEHCSAEAINFMARFGRGLICMPMTRDRCEQLGLPLMVHQNASGFGTKFTLSIEAKEGVTTGISAADRARTVQAAVARDAKASDLVQPGHIFPLMADPGGVLSRAGHTEASCDLAALAGSEPAGVICEIMNDDGSMARREDLERFAEEHDLKIGTIADLIHYRTMNERTIECVEENTLDTEYGKFNLRTYRDNIQGATHLAMVMGDIRAEEPVHVRVHITDTLRDLLGARRKDSRSWPLHHALEKVAAEGRGVVVLLNSAEDSYNLEDRIHEFFDEGKGSAGKGSSGVYFTVGTGSQILRDIGVGKMRLLSPPIKFSAISGFDLEVVEYVPYTPN; this comes from the coding sequence ATGGCACTGAACAGCATTGAAGAAATCATCGAAGATATCCGTCAGGGCAAGATGGTCATCCTGATGGATGATGAGGATCGCGAAAACGAAGGCGATCTGGTGATGGCGGCTGAACACTGCTCCGCCGAAGCCATCAATTTCATGGCGCGTTTCGGTCGCGGCCTGATCTGTATGCCCATGACCCGGGATCGCTGTGAACAGCTGGGCCTGCCGCTGATGGTGCATCAGAATGCCTCTGGTTTTGGCACCAAGTTCACCCTGTCGATTGAAGCGAAAGAGGGTGTGACAACCGGTATTTCCGCTGCTGACCGTGCCCGCACGGTTCAGGCCGCAGTGGCGCGGGATGCCAAGGCGTCGGATCTGGTCCAGCCGGGCCATATCTTCCCGTTGATGGCCGATCCTGGTGGCGTACTCAGCCGAGCCGGGCACACCGAGGCGTCCTGCGATCTGGCCGCATTGGCCGGATCGGAGCCGGCGGGTGTGATCTGCGAGATCATGAACGACGATGGCTCTATGGCCCGTCGGGAAGATCTTGAGCGGTTTGCCGAGGAGCACGATCTGAAGATTGGCACCATTGCCGACCTGATCCACTACCGCACCATGAATGAGCGCACCATCGAGTGCGTGGAAGAGAACACGCTGGACACCGAGTACGGTAAGTTCAACCTGCGCACCTACCGTGACAACATCCAGGGTGCCACCCACCTGGCCATGGTCATGGGTGATATCCGCGCTGAAGAGCCGGTCCATGTGCGTGTGCACATTACCGACACCCTGCGTGATTTGCTCGGCGCCCGCCGCAAGGATTCCCGCAGCTGGCCGTTGCACCACGCTCTGGAGAAAGTGGCAGCCGAGGGCCGGGGCGTCGTCGTGTTGCTGAACAGTGCTGAGGACAGCTACAACCTGGAAGACCGTATTCACGAGTTCTTTGATGAAGGGAAAGGCTCCGCTGGCAAGGGCAGCTCCGGTGTTTATTTCACCGTGGGTACCGGCTCCCAGATTCTGCGGGACATCGGCGTTGGTAAAATGCGCCTGTTAAGTCCGCCGATCAAGTTCTCCGCCATCTCCGGATTTGATCTGGAAGTGGTTGAATACGTTCCCTATACCCCTAATTGA
- the nrdR gene encoding transcriptional regulator NrdR, translated as MHCPFCGEADTKVIDSRLVAEGDQVRRRRECLSCHERFTTFEGAELVMPRVVKQDGIRQPFDEEKLRSGIMKALEKRPVSIEQIDAALNRIKYRLRATGEREVKSMQLGEEVMTELRQLDKVAYVRFASVYRSFQDINEFKEEIERLSATNGENAVDVAKALADNQSSKGNV; from the coding sequence ATGCATTGTCCCTTTTGTGGTGAAGCAGATACCAAGGTGATCGACTCGCGCCTGGTGGCCGAGGGCGATCAGGTGCGTCGCCGCAGGGAGTGCTTGTCCTGCCACGAACGTTTTACCACCTTCGAAGGTGCTGAGCTGGTCATGCCCCGCGTGGTCAAGCAGGACGGGATTCGTCAGCCCTTCGATGAGGAAAAGCTGCGGTCTGGCATCATGAAGGCACTGGAAAAACGGCCGGTGAGTATCGAACAGATTGATGCGGCATTGAACCGAATCAAGTACCGGCTTCGCGCTACCGGTGAGCGCGAGGTCAAGTCGATGCAGTTGGGTGAGGAAGTGATGACCGAACTACGGCAGTTGGACAAGGTTGCCTACGTGCGGTTTGCCTCGGTTTATCGCAGCTTCCAGGACATCAATGAATTCAAGGAAGAGATCGAACGGTTGTCGGCGACCAATGGCGAGAATGCGGTAGATGTGGCCAAGGCGCTGGCCGACAACCAATCCTCGAAAGGAAACGTATGA
- a CDS encoding DUF6316 family protein produces MDTQIRSGEAGPVPFRSSRFFCVGSKWYFTTREGFDSGPFASRERAETGLRRFLHVVRLLPEEQSLH; encoded by the coding sequence ATGGATACCCAAATCAGATCGGGAGAAGCCGGGCCCGTTCCCTTTAGAAGTAGCCGGTTCTTCTGCGTCGGCAGCAAATGGTACTTTACCACTCGGGAAGGCTTCGACAGTGGTCCTTTCGCATCCAGGGAGCGTGCCGAAACCGGTCTCCGCAGGTTCCTGCACGTTGTGAGACTGCTACCAGAGGAACAGTCGCTGCACTGA
- the ribH gene encoding 6,7-dimethyl-8-ribityllumazine synthase, giving the protein MADIKVIEGDFTQCSGRYALVVGRFNGFVVESLVDGAVDTLRRHGISDDDITIIRVPGAYEMPLAVKRVAETSNYDAIIALGAVIRGGTPHFEYVAGEASSGLGAVSLETDVPVTFGVLTVDSIEQAIERSGTKAGNKGAEAAITALEMVSLFKKLGE; this is encoded by the coding sequence ATGGCAGATATCAAAGTAATTGAAGGTGATTTTACCCAGTGCAGCGGACGGTACGCGCTGGTCGTCGGCCGTTTTAACGGCTTTGTAGTTGAAAGCCTGGTGGACGGAGCAGTGGATACGCTGCGTCGCCATGGCATTTCAGACGATGACATTACCATTATCCGTGTACCGGGCGCGTACGAGATGCCGCTGGCGGTAAAACGCGTTGCCGAGACCTCCAACTACGACGCAATCATCGCTCTGGGCGCTGTGATTCGTGGTGGTACGCCTCATTTCGAGTATGTTGCCGGTGAAGCCTCCAGTGGTCTGGGCGCGGTTAGTCTGGAAACCGACGTACCGGTTACCTTTGGTGTGCTGACAGTGGATTCTATCGAACAGGCTATCGAACGTTCAGGCACCAAAGCCGGTAACAAGGGCGCGGAAGCGGCCATTACCGCGCTGGAAATGGTCAGCCTGTTCAAGAAGCTGGGTGAGTAA
- the nusB gene encoding transcription antitermination factor NusB has protein sequence MSAIDDNTPQPAPSGQPKAGDRRRARALALQGLYQRHFSKSSISDIEAEFMVDNDMAKVDLLYFRDLLRGVHREQADLDQLLEPYLDRPLQEVDAIELAIVRLGAYELKHRLDVPYKVVINEGIEMAKRFGGTEGHKFVNSVLDKLSRRLRLAETRPR, from the coding sequence ATGAGCGCAATTGACGATAACACCCCACAGCCAGCCCCGAGCGGTCAGCCCAAAGCCGGCGATCGCCGCCGCGCCCGGGCCCTGGCTCTGCAGGGACTGTACCAGCGCCACTTCAGCAAGAGCTCGATTTCGGACATTGAGGCCGAGTTCATGGTTGATAACGACATGGCCAAGGTGGATCTGCTGTATTTTCGCGACCTGTTGCGGGGCGTGCACCGGGAGCAGGCCGATCTCGACCAGCTATTGGAGCCGTACCTGGATCGCCCGCTGCAGGAAGTGGATGCTATTGAACTGGCGATTGTTCGCCTCGGCGCCTATGAGTTGAAGCATCGCCTGGATGTGCCCTACAAAGTGGTGATCAACGAAGGCATTGAAATGGCAAAGCGCTTCGGCGGTACGGAAGGCCACAAGTTCGTCAACAGTGTTCTGGACAAGCTCAGCCGTCGCTTGCGTCTGGCAGAGACACGTCCCCGCTAG
- the glyA gene encoding serine hydroxymethyltransferase: protein MFNREMKIAGFDDELWNAMQAEEKRQEAHIELIASENYTSPRVMEAQGSLLTNKYAEGYPGKRYYGGCEFVDIAEDLAIERAKELFGAAYANVQPHSGSQANSAVFMALLKPGDTVLGMSLAHGGHLTHGASVNFSGKIYNAVQYGLNPETGLIDYDEVEALAVEHKPKMIIAGFSAYSQELDFARFRAIADKVGAYLFVDMAHVAGLIAAGVYPDPVPHAHVVATTTHKTLRGPRGGLILACDDADLQKKLNSAVFPGGQGGPLMHVIAAKAICFKEAMSDEFKSYQKQVVKNASAMAQVFVERGYDVVSGGTKNHLFLVSLIKQDITGKDADAALGRAHITVNKNAVPNDPRSPFVTSGLRIGTPAITTRGFGESESRDLAGWICDILDNLEDDAVNDRVREQVSALCARFPVYG, encoded by the coding sequence ATGTTTAATCGTGAAATGAAAATAGCCGGCTTTGATGACGAACTCTGGAACGCCATGCAGGCGGAAGAGAAACGTCAGGAAGCTCACATTGAGCTGATTGCATCCGAAAACTACACCAGCCCCCGAGTGATGGAGGCCCAAGGCAGTCTGCTGACGAACAAGTACGCCGAAGGCTACCCGGGCAAGCGTTATTACGGTGGTTGTGAGTTCGTCGACATCGCCGAAGATCTGGCCATTGAACGCGCCAAAGAGCTGTTCGGCGCTGCTTACGCCAACGTACAGCCGCACTCCGGTTCCCAGGCCAACTCTGCGGTGTTCATGGCGCTGCTGAAGCCGGGCGACACCGTTCTGGGCATGAGCCTGGCCCACGGCGGTCACCTGACCCACGGCGCCAGCGTCAACTTTTCCGGCAAGATCTACAACGCAGTCCAGTATGGCCTCAACCCGGAAACTGGCCTGATCGATTATGACGAAGTGGAAGCGCTGGCCGTAGAGCACAAGCCGAAGATGATCATTGCCGGCTTCTCCGCTTACTCCCAGGAGCTGGATTTTGCCCGTTTCCGTGCCATCGCCGATAAAGTGGGTGCTTACCTGTTCGTCGACATGGCGCACGTGGCTGGCCTGATCGCTGCAGGCGTATACCCTGACCCGGTGCCGCACGCCCATGTCGTTGCCACCACCACCCACAAGACCCTGCGCGGTCCTCGTGGCGGCCTCATCCTGGCCTGCGACGACGCTGATCTGCAGAAGAAGCTGAATTCCGCTGTCTTCCCGGGCGGCCAGGGTGGCCCGCTGATGCACGTGATTGCCGCCAAGGCGATCTGCTTCAAAGAAGCCATGAGCGACGAGTTCAAGAGCTACCAGAAGCAGGTGGTCAAGAACGCCAGTGCCATGGCCCAGGTATTTGTTGAGCGCGGATACGATGTGGTTTCCGGTGGCACCAAGAACCACCTGTTCCTGGTCAGCCTGATCAAGCAGGACATCACCGGTAAAGACGCGGACGCCGCCTTGGGCCGTGCTCACATCACCGTCAACAAGAACGCCGTTCCCAACGACCCGCGTTCACCGTTCGTCACTTCCGGTCTGCGTATCGGCACGCCGGCCATCACCACCCGCGGATTCGGTGAGTCCGAGTCCCGGGATCTGGCCGGCTGGATTTGTGACATCCTCGATAACCTCGAAGACGACGCCGTAAACGACCGCGTACGCGAGCAAGTTTCTGCTCTGTGTGCCCGTTTCCCGGTCTACGGCTAA
- the thiL gene encoding thiamine-phosphate kinase, producing the protein MGEFELIQKHFLPLARSVSNGSLVMGPGDDCAIQRIPAGRDLVFSIDTMVEGIHFPESYPPEYLGWRALAAATSDLAAMGAEPACFTLALTLPEADDHWLTGFARGLANASHTFRLALAGGDTTRGPLSLSIQVHGTVAEGCGLRRSGARAGDLICVSGTLGDAGAALDYLEEVKPTDDMARVLERYHHPRPRLELGESLFGLATSAIDISDGLMADLGHILEASGAGATIDPTLIPLSPALSRLKGTSAVDYALNAGDDYELCVTIPEALWQGASEAIRNQLTVIGTVNQDAGLHIKDSPGPTDSPGAGFDHFRSKA; encoded by the coding sequence ATGGGCGAGTTTGAGCTGATTCAAAAGCATTTCCTGCCCTTAGCTCGTTCCGTGTCTAACGGTTCGCTGGTAATGGGGCCTGGAGATGACTGTGCGATTCAGCGCATTCCCGCCGGCCGTGATCTGGTGTTCTCCATCGATACCATGGTGGAGGGCATCCACTTCCCCGAATCCTATCCTCCCGAATACCTTGGTTGGCGTGCCCTCGCCGCAGCTACCAGTGACCTGGCGGCTATGGGCGCTGAGCCGGCCTGCTTTACCCTGGCACTGACATTGCCGGAGGCTGACGATCACTGGCTTACAGGCTTTGCTCGTGGGCTCGCCAATGCCAGCCACACGTTCCGATTGGCGCTGGCAGGTGGCGATACCACTCGCGGGCCATTGTCATTGAGTATTCAGGTTCATGGCACTGTGGCAGAAGGTTGTGGCTTGAGACGTTCCGGAGCGAGAGCAGGAGATTTGATTTGTGTATCTGGCACTTTGGGCGACGCGGGCGCGGCTCTGGACTACCTTGAGGAGGTCAAGCCCACCGACGACATGGCTCGTGTGCTTGAACGGTACCATCATCCGCGCCCGCGCCTCGAACTCGGTGAGTCGTTATTCGGGCTAGCAACTTCAGCCATTGATATATCCGATGGTTTGATGGCCGATCTGGGGCACATTCTGGAGGCCTCTGGGGCCGGTGCCACCATCGATCCGACCTTGATCCCGCTGTCACCTGCGTTGTCCAGGCTGAAAGGCACGAGCGCGGTGGACTACGCTTTAAACGCCGGAGATGATTACGAACTCTGCGTTACTATTCCCGAGGCGCTCTGGCAGGGCGCTTCGGAGGCAATTCGCAACCAGCTGACTGTGATCGGCACTGTGAATCAGGATGCCGGGTTACACATCAAGGATAGCCCCGGCCCGACCGACAGTCCGGGTGCAGGTTTCGACCATTTCAGGAGCAAGGCATGA